In Sphaeramia orbicularis chromosome 9, fSphaOr1.1, whole genome shotgun sequence, the sequence GCTTATTTCCGTGTCTGTCGCCACCACTTGTTTTGGCTGCACGTGCTCTAATGTGCAACAAcacctgtttttgtcatttgcTTTGTAGAAAACCAGGCACCAAATTCTCACCGCAGTCTTTGTGGCTAAGACAAAGCAATCCCTTTAACATGAGACAAAGCATTTTTTCATACATTACAAATCCCTCAGTAGGTACATACTATGTAAGAAAATAAGTCAGAAAAGTTGGTTTTATTTGAGTCTTCTGTCAGTTAAGTTTCAGTATTCTctgtgtcattcattcattttcgcTCCTCAAAATTTTCAAGCAACTTTAGAGACAAATCCCTTTACTGCAGATGACAAATCATGGTCAGTGTGTGAagtctttgtcttttttcatgactgaaaaaataacaaaaaaacaatgtctaAAAGCTTGATTAAtcgaaagaaaaatacatgtgtaaataatcaaGTAAACACTaagtaaataagaaaaaatgaagaataatatgatcaagtttgtttttttcattattacatTGGCATCATTTGGCAGTTACTATGACTGAAAGCTGAATAGAATTTTCAGGTATTCATTTTTTGTCCAAAGTCCTGATAATCACGTCACATTTACTGTTAATTTGGCAAAAAAGTGCTTAAGAcattgtgtttctgttttgttccATAGGGGTCTTGCAACTGGCATCTACGCCACCAACTCACCTGAGGCTTGTCAGTATGTGGCTCACAACTGTGAGGCCAACGTCCTGGTTGTGGAGGACAACAAACAACTGCAAAAGATCCTACAGGTCTGGCATATTATTACAAAGCAGCTATTGGTGTGATCATGCAGACGTAATGTGTCCTTTATTTAGCCTTGATTTGTTTTATTCGTCTGTTCCTCCAGGTTAAAGATCAACTACCTCACCTGAAAGCCATCATTCAATATAAAGGCGAACTGCAACAGAAGGCGCCGTTTCTGTACACAGTATGCTCACTCTTTAAACATATTGATTAAGCTGATAAGTAACATCTAAAACATTTGGTGGCACGCCAGAGGAATTTGTGTGCTGTACAATCAGGTGACtgacttttgttttttgtcaagTAAGAGATAAGTGATGGAGCTGACCCACGGTGATCTGTGTTTGTGTAGTGGGCGGAGTTCATGAAGCTGGGGGAGGATGTACCCAACAAGGACCTCAACGATATAATTGACTGTCTTCGAGCCAATGAATGCTGTACACTCATCTATACCTCAGGAACCACCGGAAACCCCAAAGGAGTCATGTTGAGCCACGACAATGTGAGTCTGAACTGTAACCATCCACTGATGATGATAACGATAGGCCAAGAGCTGTTGTGAAGAATAGTGTCTGCCGTCGTTGTCTTCTTTagaaatttcttcaaacatcttctccaagaAAACTAATGGTCAGAGTCATTCCAAATTTTATATGCAGCTTCTTTGGGAAAATGTGtaaaaagtttgttcacagttagggttaggtgagaaattttcatttttgaaatttgatgaattttttgaaatattacaaatttgccttaacttataatgggccatattttaatggcttataacatggaaatggttagagatatcaatatagttactattgagcactgatagaaagacatatgtggactttcatttaatttgttgagttatcctccagtaaactctcctgcatcaagaccacaggactctaacatagcgactattttttgattttaaaatttttgtaatCTGAATATTTTCAGCTCCTGACTATAAATATTAAGTAACAGATATATAATGTGAGTCCCTAAGCTGAAATGTAAATGTGACACAAAGGGATTTTAAGCAGGACACAAGAATGGACTTTCTTAAATTTGTGATTTTGTTAAGAGAAATAGATGTCTGAGATAAAATCAGTTCCGTAATCACAAAGTAAAAAGAGTTTTAGAAAATTGTATTTCAGTCCTTGACTAGTACTTAGGTAACTGACAGCAGCAACAGGAAAGTTTATAAGAAATATTATCACACTttaaaaatactgacaaaaatgACCCCACCTGGATTGGAACTCAACAattagttcagatccttccattggatatttactgcagtgatCAATATGCTTCAGCAGCCACaaactaactgatgcagtgagtagcatctcatttcttaaacaaccatcagcttgatagagaacataaagactTGACTGTGTTTCAATAGGAAAAcgttcatgtggtctgatgagtccagactgaccttgTTCCTAGAATGATGggcacatcagggtgagaagagagacagatgaagtgattagccatcatgcctagtgtctacagtacaagcctgtggaagcagtgttatgatctggggtcaggtctaggttcaaccaCTTCTTatatgtccataaaatgaggtcacctgaaaatGAACATAGTGAATGACCAGGTTTTCAAAtcaattacattttttctttCCTGATGGTACGCCCACATTCCTAGATGTCAATGCTATaattcatcaggctcaaattgtgaaTAGATCAGGGAGCATGAGGCATTTATTTTCACCACAGAATCCAGACTGGAACCTCACTAAGAATTGTTTTAATGTTATGGAGAAGACTCCACACAGTGGTCTGACTGTCATTATGGATACATGATTTTGCTAAGATTTGTGACATTGCGTAAGCTTATCAAAACCATGCCACAGTAAATGAGCACAGCTATAATTACAGCTAGAAGCAGTCCAATGAAATATTAGTGTGTGACTTATTTTTTAGCTGCGCTGTATGTTTCATGTAACATTCTTAAAGAAAAAAACGAGAATAAACACACAAAGCTGTGTAATAAACATAACTTTCAATTAACAAATGAGACAAAAGAAGATCCATCAATGAGCCCTACTGAACATGTACAGACTCAAAAACATGAGTCCATACATGTCAACGCCTTTGTGAAACAGATTGACTGCAAATAAGTACATATAAATCACAGAACTCCTCTTTTACTTCCTGCAGATCACATGGACAACCACCACAGCAGGTAACATGGTACATCTAAATTTTACTGAGGAGGTTGTGATCAGTTACCTGCCACTCAGCCACGTTGCAGCCCAGGTCAACGACATGTGGATGATTATGAGGTTTGCAGGGACCACCTATTTTGCAGAGCCAGATGCCCTGAAGGTATGGATGTTTTTATCATGTACCAACATAAATTTAATTATGGATTACATACAGTGACAACAGACTTTAATAGTCattatttttaatgtatattttgttcttttccaaATAGGGATCTTTAGGACAAACACTGAAAGAGGTGCGTCCCACTTCTTTCCTGGGAGTTCCTCGTGTGTGGGAGAAGATGCAGGAAAAAATGAAAGCTATTGGTGCCAAGGCATCTCCAATGAGGAAAAAAGTGGGAGACTGGGCCAAGTCCATAGGACTGCAATACAACTACAGTGCCATGAATGGGTGAGGCAACAACAAACATTAAAGTCCTCTGTGTAACATTTAGGGGTATTTAGGAGGCTGCAACAGCAGAAACTTAAAATAACATTCAGATTTTGTTTTTACTGGTGTACAATCAAACACATTAAAagtgctgggttttttttttttggttacctTAGAAATAAGCTGTTTGGCACTGGCAGCAAAAATTTTTGGTAAATTTTTCATGGGCGTAACACACATACTCAGCTGTGCTGCTCATCCCACAAATGCATGTTCCTTACAAATGTGGCACcatttaaaagggaaataaacaggCTTTCCAATGGTATAAGATTTATTGCCAAGAGTTACAACAAAGAAATAACCTACTAAACATAAATGTCCTTTCTTTTTATGCTAAGTTTATTTAGAGGGAAGTGGGTCATAATTCTTGGAGTCCACCATGTTGTGGCATTTATAGTCAAGTGGGGTGGGGTATGTTCTGCAACTATCACTAAATAACATACACTAAAACTTTATGATAAAAAACTATTATGATCTGATGCAAAATGTGCCTTTTTAACTTTAAGAGCTGGTGCAATACTGTTAATCAGTGTATTAGCAAtagtgttttttactttttaataacaGGTTCAATGTTTGGGTTACATTTTTAAAACTGGGTACTGGTTAAGATAGAAATGGTGTATTAAATGTTGATAATTTCaccactttttttcctcagatctcAGAGAACCATTTCCAATTATGCTTAGATTTTAGTCCTTAATAGCAAAAAGCATGTATCATGATTCTATGAATGTTTTCTGTGCCACTCTTTTAAATTAAGTTGAGCTACTGAGATAAATTGTAAAGAAATTTTATCAGGTTTACACTGTAGACAGTACTGAAACTATGTTTGATAGAATATTTGTGGTTGTAGAAAAATATAAATCTTACGGTATGAAAgctatttatttgtattatttgcttTCTGATTTCTGTTCATGTAAGTGACTTATGATTCCTAACCTCATACTCACATTAATGATGCAAACATGTTGGTTTATCGCCTAACCTCACGTTTGTCTCCTTTTTTTGGATTTTGCAGGGAGAATGCGGTTCCTTGGGGCTTCACGTTGGCTAACACTCTTGCCTTCAAGAAGGTGCGGGCTGCATTGGGCTTAGATCGCTGTAAAATATGTTTCACAGGAGCAGCGCCCATCACTAAAGAGACTCTGGAGTACTTCATGAGTCTGAACATCCCCCTGTTGGAGTTGTACGGCATGAGCGAAAGCTCTGGCCCACACACCATCTCCACAAACAGTGATTACAGAATTACAAGGTCAGTAGCAAAGCTTTATTTTGTGGCTGGGTCATCTAACATTTCTATTTTTCAGCATGTCTTTATTACAAATTTCAATGGTGCCAGACAATTACATTTAACACTTATTAAAGTACAAGTAAAATATTTTAAATCTTTGACATTCATTTAAATAATAATCAACAAGTCATTTACAACATTAAATAACTTCTTCCATTGATTTATTAAAAGTCACTGACAGCCCATACATTAAAAACTCAGGATGAGCAACAAGATAATAATGAAACCAGCAGAGCTTTATTAAAAATTTTggcagatttttaattttttatttcaaaaaCCTTAATTTTATATCAAAGACATTTTCAAATGTTTAacggtgaaaacaacaacaacaacaaaaaaagaccttgtacacacatacaaatatgtGTGAGTCTGGGAACAGTTCATTCAAACTGTCATTATCAGTCTGATCCTAATCCAGTCTGTATATTTTTGCCTGGTCCATATGAACATGTCACTTTTTTATTTCTGTCCAGCTGTGGAAAGGTAATGCCTGGCTGCGACTTAAAACTTGACAAACCTGATGAAGACGGGAACGGAGAGATTTGTTTCTGGGGACGTAATGTTTTTATGGGCTACCTGAACATGCCTGATAAAACAGCAGAGGCTCTGGATGAGATCGGCTGGCTACACTCTGGTGATCTGGGCAGATGCGATCAGTACAACTTCCTGTACATCACCGGAAGACTCAAGGGTAAGCTGCAGTTGGAAGATGAGGGAGTCTTGCATATGCTTAGTTAAATAAAAGGGCACTGGAGAGAAAGTGCTGGATGGTGCTTCATGATCTTTTCTCACAATTTCACTCTTGTGCATCACTTTAATGTCTGTGAAAGATACTCTGATTTACTTCATTTATGGTGTTCGCATtagagcaggggtcggcaacctttacaagctaaagagccattttagtctcgaaaagaaagaaatctgagtGGAGCcatgaaaaacatatttaaacccatctacattaTACCATGAAGTGtctgctctgctgtagcctatttgggattagtttactatttaactttgtatttccattacagtAATGCAATGTTTGATGCATTTATGAAATCaaacaactacaagaaagaaaacatacaaGATTTGtaccatttattttaatgatggacactattgTGTAGTGGAGAAAAAGcacaactttcatgtatagtggcttacttacaaagtacaaacaaatgcaaattgagcatcttgtatggaatttggcaagaaaataatccattttggtttaaatgctgtaaaaaaaattattttattccgtGTAAAGCCTGTGCATTtctgcagatggacaaagttagaatagatttaggcctataacaGGACCCCAGGATGAATAGCAACTGAtaattcagttgctaatggggatcttaataaatgaaatgaaatgaaaacaaaattaaaagtaatgactcattcagttcatttcaaaatgttccttgtgttttttgaccagaggagccatagagagatgctaaagagccatgtgtggccccggagccacaggttgcaaTCCCCTGCATTAGAGACTTTATAGGCTAGGAGGCTTTTTCCACTACTAGTCATCTGTAAAGTTCTCCAcattgaaatacaggaaaatacatgaatattaaTAGATGTGATGATAAAAATTGACTGTAAGTGATGTCCATTTAACTTTTTTCCATAGAAATAATCATCACAGCAGGTGGAGAAAACATTCCTCCAGTGCCTATCGAAGATGCACTGAAGGCTGAGACCCCCATCATCAGCAACGTTATGTTAGTTGGAGACAAGCTCAAGTTCCTCTCCATGCTGATCACACTCAAAGTAACCAGATTTAAATTTCTACAAAGAGTAAAACACAGGCAGGTGagtaaacaaaatgaacagactGATAATGCTCTTTGTTTCCACAGTGTGTTGTGGATGACGACGGCAAGCCCACAGACAAGCTGGGCCCTGAGGTTTTGGAGTTCTGTCAAAAGAACAATGTGAGGACAACCAAGGTTTCGGAGATCATAACCAACAAGGAGCCAGTTATTTACAATGTCATCCAGGAGGGCATAGAGCGCATCAATGCCAAAGCCACCTCCAACGCCCAGAAGGTCCAGAAGTTTGTCATACTGGAGAGGGACTTCTCTGTCGAAGGAGGGGAATTGAGTAAGTAATTGTTAAAACTAAGGGATTAAATGTACAGTACTCTTGTAAAGGAAGTGGAAATACCTGCTGCTAGTGTAAATATTTATCTCATGGTGGCTCAGTTGGGGTTAATCTAGGTTTCAACATCATCTGACATTTGTCTGGCATGCTGACTGTGTGGCATTCCAAATAACATTCCACTTACGACTTTTGCTTGATTTGAATCTCATCTGTAGATGTTTTCAATGCTTTTTTATTGCTATCTTATCCTGGCATCCTGTCATATGTGCGTCATATAGCAGACACCAGTTCTTTAATTTAAGATGTAGGTCAAATTGACTCTCATCTGTCTCCTTTTTTGTTTGTGCAGCTCCAACCATGAAGCTGAAGAGGCCGGTTGTTATGAAGATGTACaagaagaaaatagaagaaaTGTATGCAGTGACTGAAAATAAGTAGTTTAAAACCACCTTTACCAATAAGATAAGACAGCACTAAAGGAAAAGGGGTCATGAGAAGACTAAGGATATCTTCATGAAAATCAAACTGTGCCCAAAGTCATGTTCAGATATTTAAGCTCCTTTATTTAATGTTGACCTTACACCTGAATTTAAGAAAAGTCAAAACAAGGCTGTAGGATAAGCAGAGAGTCAGGGGACAGTCATGATTCTGTGTTTGATTTAAGGTCTAGAGATTTGGGTTGCTATGAAATACCTTTTCCAGaagttgtatttttttgtctttgtgtatACAGTTTCacagcaaggcaaggcaagtttatttgtattgcactattcatacacagggtaagtcaaagtgctttacagaggcataaaaataatcatgacaaaagcaaaagcaagacattgtaattacattaaaatgaaaaaacaaacaaacattaaaatcacagaataaaagaaagacataaattatattaaaatcatacataaaaattaaaatagagtaaagcaagacattaaaaaaattgtgcaGCTGTCCATCTTTTTGTAAATATCATACAAAATATCAAAGCCAAATCCATATATTTATATTGTACAGTATCACTGCAGCACTAAGTACCATGTGAACCAGAGTTTAAATTGAGCAGTGTCACAAGTCACATTTTCCTAACATCAAAATCTCTCATCTCAGTCACAAATACATGAATGTTTTTTTATAAAGCAGCGGTATCTTTTGCAGATTTGTATCATACAGCAGGATGCTAGATTTTAATCTCCTATGTCCTATGAAGCATCTTTATATATGAGTAACCTCCATGACAGCATGTGCATATGCagctatattgtaaatatgtaaatatttacatttaaatctaaatttatcttcacagcagattttcttttttttttcctctttatatttCTTGTTTTAACTCTTGTATGTATTCTGCCTGTCTTCTCTGCACTTTGTAGTGATTCccaccaaaatgtgtgctagtgtttcccgccacactaatggcagcaaattcaaatggaatgtacatgttgctatatttagtctctaatgtggctttgaaagggccaaaggccttgggggatcccaccaggaaaccagagggaaaagaacttaggacatatttgataaaatgtcggaatggtatgaattttaaaaaaaacgagGCATTTTGGTAACCTTTAACccacaacatgaccttgacattagactttttatagtacaaagtactcttatgatAAAATATGgtacttacaagatcattaaatggctcatcatgaacatatttatacattgcactggacaaaagagtggagaagctgtgaaagttgcaattttcagagttaaaaaagtaattttcggggtggtggtggtgtgtgtgtgtgtggggggggttggacgaaaatttcaaaaaaattacacaggagtgcttaaaacgtcttgttgcatcagaaaatcagggctaatgtggtatttgatattaagcccccccccccacacacattattatgttggagttcagtctcatgttaaacttgaaaatatggaaatgaacaatcataccattagaagatttaagtgtcaaaacatgaattcaaacccagTCAGatggtttataaaaaaaaaggtgcaatagTATTTCTAATTTGGACTTCAATCTAATGCTATTAGATGTTTATTGTAATttacataaaagcctgaattatttagttcaaggctgttgtaaatttgtttttccataGCCCTTGTAAACCTTCATTGTAGCCAAACAGAGGCACTGCACCGGTCATGAACTTGGATAAAAACCCAAACTAATACGAAATAATgggttacagtcatgtaaaaggtaggtttatttcAGTGTAATTAGGTTTGGTGTAGGTTTATTAGTTGATAgttgacctcaaaatgaaagacacaCTTTTCTATAAATCTGGTATTTCCTCCCCTTATGCAGGACATGAATTTGCACTCTGTAAACCTGAATTAGTTGAGTTTACTAGAAATTTGTGTGGAAACCCTGTTGCCTTAACCCACTGTAGTTTTTACACATGCCGAAACTAAACATTTTAAGTTGTATTGACATAGGTGATCATTAATATTTACGAAAAGTCATCAGTTCAGTTAACTAATTTTCTTTGTACCCCCAACTTGTTTGAAATAATTGTCTTAAgctaaacatacatatacattacatTTATCACtacttaaattaatttgttaacATAAATGAGATTTCTTCAAATGTAATTAGAcgatattgtattgtattgaagggaagacattcaacacatttaaatgttcagaaaaacatttatttttcaaaaaagtaagaTAACATTCTGCAGTGTTACAGTATTGCACAAACCCTGTTGATgaaaagacaagtaaaaaaatattgaactgaaaatatttacaaattatccaaacaaaaaagacattaattacctgaaaaaaatgaaaattcttatgaaaaataagtgcaattttaacaatattatgcctaaacttAACATTTGTACATTTGAATTGTGGACCCaatttttaacccaataatgaaaaaacaaaaacaaaaacttgaacaCTACAGCTTTAAGCAGAAATATTAAACGTGATAAATATTGTCCACACAAAATTATATCCTaatagaaatattaaaaaaaagagtcCAACCTTTAAAGCAGACATACTAATACATATTTGTCAATAAGTATTTTGACATTTCATGTTACCAAGTTCCTGGCACTGGaatttaaatttattattatacCCCCACCCCATAGGGCGGGGTATATACTGTAGATATATCACAAATTCCATCCATATGTcaaagatttttgtccaacctaGTCTCAAAGGCCCTTCAccagattcttttcaaatttcatttttttttttttttttttttttttactactaggagaggtgcagtgcacagtttgatggctgaattaaatttttttgcattattattattattattattattattattatt encodes:
- the LOC115426314 gene encoding long-chain-fatty-acid--CoA ligase ACSBG2-like yields the protein MANMCCPCGPQPNEPKPVPLSLASGVTTLALASNFWTTRRDEAVRLRMEGSGPASETPITTHQMFLQTVENFGDHPALASKKNDQWEIMTWRQYYEQCRAAAKSFLKLGLERYHGVGILGFNAPEWFISNIGCIFAGGLATGIYATNSPEACQYVAHNCEANVLVVEDNKQLQKILQVKDQLPHLKAIIQYKGELQQKAPFLYTWAEFMKLGEDVPNKDLNDIIDCLRANECCTLIYTSGTTGNPKGVMLSHDNITWTTTTAGNMVHLNFTEEVVISYLPLSHVAAQVNDMWMIMRFAGTTYFAEPDALKGSLGQTLKEVRPTSFLGVPRVWEKMQEKMKAIGAKASPMRKKVGDWAKSIGLQYNYSAMNGENAVPWGFTLANTLAFKKVRAALGLDRCKICFTGAAPITKETLEYFMSLNIPLLELYGMSESSGPHTISTNSDYRITSCGKVMPGCDLKLDKPDEDGNGEICFWGRNVFMGYLNMPDKTAEALDEIGWLHSGDLGRCDQYNFLYITGRLKEIIITAGGENIPPVPIEDALKAETPIISNVMLVGDKLKFLSMLITLKCVVDDDGKPTDKLGPEVLEFCQKNNVRTTKVSEIITNKEPVIYNVIQEGIERINAKATSNAQKVQKFVILERDFSVEGGELTPTMKLKRPVVMKMYKKKIEEMYAVTENK